In the genome of bacterium, the window GCAATCCCGTACTTCTGAATTGCACCGAGGACGGATGGTTAATGCGCTGCCATCCAGCGAATCGGAGGCAAAAAACTCGCACCGAAGCACCGACAAGCTGTCGCCCAATCCTGTCAGCAGACTACCTCTTGCACTCGACATCACTCGACAATCTTCCAGCCTGCCACCACCACGCACCCACAGTACTATATTCCCGGTCAGACATTCAAAATCCGTGTCAAACGCATACAACCTGCCTTGTATGTGGGTGCTCACGCATCTCTCGAAGCAGCCGACAAAGTTGCATTCGTTAAGGACAGTTCGCCGAAGCCCGCGTATGCCTACAAACGTGGAATCAAAGGTGCAGTCAGTAAAAGTAGCGCTTACAACATTTGAGCTCCCTTGTACTCCCCCGGTACGGGAATCCTGTCGATTTTCACGCATTGGCGACCTGTTCCGGAATACCATGTTGCGTATCTCAATTGTACCCCCAGTCAGCACCAGACAACCCAGCGTGTCTGATCCGGGCAAATCTGTTGGGTCAATCACCGCCCGCTCATTTTCAATGGAATCTTGGCCGATTTCACCAACAATCATAAGATTTCGCGCGGGTACTGTTACTGACTCAACGAATACCCCCGGCGAAACTATCACAGTGTCGCCACTTGCCGATGCACTAAGTGCGCCTTGTATCGTTGCGAAATCGCCTGGCACTCGCAAGATTTCTGCCGCTGCGCTCTTGAAAATGGCCATTAATATAAGGATCAAAATTGTCAACATTCTAAGGACACGTCGTTACATTTCTGGAAATCCAGCCTGTTGCAATACAGGCAGACTTGCAATCAGTAGTACATTCTGCTTCCTCGCAAGGGCGTTTGCAGACATACAGCCGATACGTTATGTTCGCATTCAATGTCACATCGGTGTCCAGCGTACAGAACTGCACAGTGCAACCGGATTCATACGAGTTAACGATTACGCCGGTGGATTCAATAACGACAAGCACGCATGCTGAACATAGGCCGCAGTCGACGCATCCTGCTCCTGATACTTTAGCGCCCAGCTTGTATGTTCCAGTACATGGAGGAGTAAACGTCGCAGTACTTGAGCAGCCTGTTGTAGAGACACTGCAGTCATCATACGTTCCAGAACAAGTTGCGTCTGTGGTCCCGATACAATAGTTGCACTGCGCAGAAACTTGCGCACTCCCCAAACACAAAAAAACCGCGAGGATCGTCGTCGCGGCAAGGGTAGAAGGTGCTTTTCTCATAGCTTGACTCCTTCGGTGTTGTGTTCCGGCACACTGGTTGGTGCTCTGGTTGGTGCACCAAACTTAATTTACAACTGCAAATCAGTTTTGTCAAGCCTTTTTTCGAGAAATCAAGAGTATTGTCTAACTGCTTGAAAATAAAGAAAGAGCCTCGCGGGGCGAGGCTCGAAGATTCAATTATTTGTCCGTGCGTTTCATACCTAAATTTGCGCGCATGAAATCGTACATTGCGTGATAGGCTTTCAGTTTGTTTTCACGTTTGCGTAATCCGTGTCCTTCATCTTCGAAGATGAGATACTCGACTTGTTTGCCGTTCTTGCGCGCCGCTTCAACGATCTGTTCCGACTCCGCAACTTTCACGCGCGGATCATTTCTTCCCTGCACAATCAACAACGGTCTGACAATGCGATCGGCGAAGAACACCGGTGACTGGCTGTACATGCGCGCACTGTCTTCGGGAATGCTCGGATTGCCTATCTCGCGGTAGAAGTACTCTTTGTAGGGCTCCCAATAGGGCGGTATGGATTCCAATAGCGTGAATAGATTCGACGGCCCAACCCAATCCATTCCAAGCGCGAATTCTTCCGGAGTAAACGTCATTGCCGCGAGTACCATGTATCCGCCATAGGATCCGCCCCAGATCACCGTCTTAGAGGTATCCGCTTCGGGATAATTATCAGCAATGAAATGCTTCAGGTACACCACATCCTGCAACGGATCTTCACCCCACTTCTTATCGTCGGCAAGATAGTAAGACTTGCCGTATCCTGTCGAACCGCGCACGTTCGGTGCGGCAACGATGTATCCGCGGCTCACAAGAAATTGAATCCACGGAGAATAGCCGGCCTTCTGCTGCGCCATCGGCCCGCCGTGCACTTCTATCACCACAGGCGACTTTCGTCCCCATGACAACTTCGCCGGACGGTAGACCCACGCGGGAATCTCAGTGCCGTCAAAGGACTCGTATCGCACCAGTTCCGACCGTACCAGCATGTCCGGTTTCAATTCGCTTGAGTCGAACAGGTTAGTCAGCTTGATGAGTTCAAACGTCTCAAGATCGTATATATACTGGTCACCGGGAATGTGATCCGCCATAACGTAGATTCGCAAGTAACGCTCTGAGCGTGAAAAACCGACCGGAATCACCTCTGCGTTCGGCAGCGGCGGCAATTGCAGCTCATCCCCGGTCTGAACGTTGCGGATTTCGACACGCGACACGCCGTCTTCATTGACGCGGATGTAGAAGTATTTGTTGTTGTAACTGAACCCCGCGCTGACGACGTCCCATTCATCTTCGTACTCGACAGCCCATTCCTGTGACTCCGTGTCGTAGGTCATCAGCCGCATAAACTCGGACTCGTAATCGGTCAGAATATAAAGCTGGCGACCGTCCGGAGAGAAGTCGGCAAATTCGTAGTTGGCTTCGCCGTTCTCCTGCGATGTCAGCGGCGACATCATGCCCGAATTTACGTCAAAGGCATAAAGGTTGGACGCTGTCGTGCTGATGAACTCCGAGAGAATGAGTGTTGATTCGTCATGCGAAATGCCGACAACGGAGAAGGTTGTGTTGTTTTCGAACACGCGCTGGCTTTTCATTGTCACCACATTCAGCCGATAGGTGTCCATGAAGCGCGGATGCCGTTCATTTGAATTATAATAGAGCGAGTATCCGTCGTGCGACCAGCCAAGAATGTCACAGCGAGACTTCTCCGGTGTCACTGCATGGGAGACACCTGTGCCTATTTCAAACATATAGAGTCTGAAATTCTCATCGCCGCCGGTATCCATTGAATAAAAAATTCTGTCCATGTTCACCGGACACCATAAGACGGAGTAGATGGCGTCTTCGGTTTGCAGAAGCGGTTTCCACTCGCCGCCGCGGACCGGCATTGTGTAAGGTTGTGAATGCCCGAACTTGTCGGACACAAACACGAACTGCGTTTCATCCGGGCAAAACGAAAGACTGCTTACACGGTATGTCTTGAAAAACTCCTCGAGCGGCAATTCGGCCGCTGATTTGGCGAAAACAGGTTCCATAATTAGCACGAGCGCCGCAAAGGCGCTCCAGAAAAATCTTAGCATCTCTTCTTTCTCACGTATCTGACACCAACCGTTCATCCAAGCGAAGGTTCCGGCACGCGGACGTCGGGATCATCCGCACGGTACTGTTCCCACAACGGCAGCCACTCGGAACGCAGCAGCCCCGTCTCAATCACATCCCAATATCTTCCCGCGCGGAAATAGTGCTCGCGCCGACGACCTTCCTCGCGATAGCCGCACTTCTCGTTGTAGCGCAGGCTTGCCCTGTTAAACTCGTACGCGTGTGTGTAGAGTTTGTGCAAATTGAGCATGCAAAATGCGTGGTAACACATCAGCATTTTCGCGTCCACACCATAGCCCTTGCCTCGATTTTCCGGAGAGCCGAAGAACGCGCCGGACGTGGCGTTGCGATGGATCCAATTGATTTCATGCAGTCCCATCAGCCCGATCAGCGTGCCGTCGTGTTTGCAGACTGAAAACATCTGCGTGTCGTCTGAAGTACAGAACTTTTCAATCCGCGCCCGGGAATCCTGTTCTCGGTTCGGTTTGACGATCAGCAAATTCAAATATATTTCCGGATCATTCAGCCAATCCGCAATGATCGGAACATCCTCGTCAATGATCGCGCGCAACTGCACGAGCTTTCCGCGCAGGAAAGGAGTATGGATTCGTGACACCGTGTTTTACCGTGTTATTCGTAGCGCAGCGCTTCAATCGGATCAAGCCGTGAAGCTTTGACAGCGGGCCACATGCCAAAGCCGACACCGACGAAGGTGCAGAAAATTGTCGCCAGAAAGACCGCCCACACCGGCACAGGGGCGGGGAAATTCAAGTTGTTGTTAATGAAAATTGCGATGCCGTATCCAAGTGCGATACCAATTGCGCCGCCGACCAGCGACAGCGTCGTCGCTTCAATCAGAAATTGCCGCAGAATCGAACCGCGCGTGCCGCCCAATGCTTTTCGAACGCCGATTTCACGCGTGCGCTCTGTCACTGACACCAGCATGATATTCATGATTCCAATCCCCGCGACGAGCAGCGAAATTCCGCAAATTCCGAATGCCGCCACACCAATCCATGA includes:
- a CDS encoding S9 family peptidase translates to MNGWCQIREKEEMLRFFWSAFAALVLIMEPVFAKSAAELPLEEFFKTYRVSSLSFCPDETQFVFVSDKFGHSQPYTMPVRGGEWKPLLQTEDAIYSVLWCPVNMDRIFYSMDTGGDENFRLYMFEIGTGVSHAVTPEKSRCDILGWSHDGYSLYYNSNERHPRFMDTYRLNVVTMKSQRVFENNTTFSVVGISHDESTLILSEFISTTASNLYAFDVNSGMMSPLTSQENGEANYEFADFSPDGRQLYILTDYESEFMRLMTYDTESQEWAVEYEDEWDVVSAGFSYNNKYFYIRVNEDGVSRVEIRNVQTGDELQLPPLPNAEVIPVGFSRSERYLRIYVMADHIPGDQYIYDLETFELIKLTNLFDSSELKPDMLVRSELVRYESFDGTEIPAWVYRPAKLSWGRKSPVVIEVHGGPMAQQKAGYSPWIQFLVSRGYIVAAPNVRGSTGYGKSYYLADDKKWGEDPLQDVVYLKHFIADNYPEADTSKTVIWGGSYGGYMVLAAMTFTPEEFALGMDWVGPSNLFTLLESIPPYWEPYKEYFYREIGNPSIPEDSARMYSQSPVFFADRIVRPLLIVQGRNDPRVKVAESEQIVEAARKNGKQVEYLIFEDEGHGLRKRENKLKAYHAMYDFMRANLGMKRTDK
- a CDS encoding GNAT family N-acetyltransferase → MSRIHTPFLRGKLVQLRAIIDEDVPIIADWLNDPEIYLNLLIVKPNREQDSRARIEKFCTSDDTQMFSVCKHDGTLIGLMGLHEINWIHRNATSGAFFGSPENRGKGYGVDAKMLMCYHAFCMLNLHKLYTHAYEFNRASLRYNEKCGYREEGRRREHYFRAGRYWDVIETGLLRSEWLPLWEQYRADDPDVRVPEPSLG